A genomic window from Blastococcus saxobsidens DD2 includes:
- the mftA gene encoding mycofactocin precursor MftA (Mycofactocin is a small molecule electron carrier derived from the final two amino acids, Val-Tyr, of MftA, the mycofactocin precursor. It plays a role in redox homeostasis and the metabolism of alcohols and aldehydes in Actinobacteria, including Mycobacterium tuberculosis.) → MPEPTQSDVPAVEFRAPEAPATEEALVEEALVEEVSIDGMCGVY, encoded by the coding sequence ATGCCCGAGCCCACCCAGTCCGACGTCCCCGCCGTGGAGTTCCGGGCCCCCGAGGCGCCCGCCACCGAGGAGGCCCTCGTCGAGGAGGCCCTCGTCGAGGAGGTCTCGATCGACGGCATGTGCGGCGTCTACTGA
- the mftB gene encoding mycofactocin biosynthesis chaperone MftB (MftB, a small protein, is a peptide chaperone that assists the radical SAM enzyme MftC in performing two modifications to the C-terminal Val-Tyr dipeptide of the mycofactocin precursor peptide, MftA. MftB's role is analogous to the role of PqqD in the biosynthesis of PQQ, a cofactor that derives entirely from a Tyr and a Glu in the precursor PqqA.) yields the protein MATPAPATAFDPALAWRRARSVALRPEPFGALVYHFGNRKLSFLKSKTLVAVVEALGDHPSAEATLTACGVPDAQRGAYVKALADLARSQMIERQEIP from the coding sequence ATGGCCACGCCCGCCCCGGCGACCGCGTTCGATCCCGCGCTGGCCTGGCGGCGGGCCCGTTCCGTCGCGCTGCGGCCCGAGCCGTTCGGCGCGCTCGTCTACCACTTCGGCAACCGGAAGCTCTCCTTCCTGAAGTCGAAGACGCTGGTCGCCGTCGTCGAGGCGCTGGGTGACCATCCCAGCGCCGAGGCGACGCTGACCGCCTGCGGCGTCCCCGACGCCCAGCGCGGTGCCTACGTGAAGGCGCTGGCCGACCTCGCCCGCTCGCAGATGATCGAACGCCAGGAGATCCCGTGA